Genomic segment of Citrus sinensis cultivar Valencia sweet orange chromosome 7, DVS_A1.0, whole genome shotgun sequence:
TCCTTCAGTTTTTGGAAAtagatttaattctttattcatacaattgatttaaaaatgaaGCATAAATCAATTTGTTTAGCACTTACCTCCCCTGTTGGAGCACAAGTGGCCAGCCATAGCTTGCTACTCGGGCAAGACCTTGAAAGCTTGATAAAAcaagttattttttagtaatacAAGATTTGACTTAGGTCTCGATTCTAAATCTACATTTTGTAAAAATCATATCCCCGCATCCATCTCACTTGGATGCTATGAACATTCTTGAGCTATTTATAACGCAcaaaattttccaatttgCCAGCTGTTGTATATGTTCGTTTACATTAAATAGCTCATACTGGCCAAATGAGACCAGACCAGTCAAGCGTTAAGGAGAACAAGCCAAGTCTTCTTAAGTACTTGAGCAAAGCAGTGGTAGATATTAGCCAAAAGAGAAGTGGCAAATATTAGCCAAATACTACCATTACGTATGCATATACCAAAAAGGTCACCTGGGTTGTGAAATAGGACAATTAAATCAAAGTAACCGTAGACTTGCCCTTCAATtcaacttatattttctaGTCTCGTTCGGCGCACCAAATGATACACACACCATTGATGAAGTCATGAATCAAACTTTACCCGTTGATATACCATGGCGGCGCAGGCTTTCTGTATGctgttgaaaataattttcttaaacttTTACTGCCCTGCAAATGAAGATGTACAATCTCTGTGATGTTTCCATACAGCATGTCAGTCAACAtactaattttctttgtagtgGAAAATAGCAGTAGTATTAGCTATTGTTAATGGTGAAAAACAAGGAAAGTTGATTTCGTGAATAGTCCTTGTCTCCTCTCATGGCTTCTGCATTTGTTTTGCTAGTATGACTCTTCACCATTTTGCAAATTATTACTGCTCAACAACATCACCACCGCCAACCAAAATCAATAAGGGTAGGCTCTTCACTGTCACCTTCCAGGCAACCCAGCTCATGGCACTCATCTTCAGGCTGATTTGAATTTGGGTTCTACAAATAAGGCTCTGGCTTTTCAGTAGGAATTTGGTTAGCCAGTCCTCCAGGAAATACAACTGTTTGGACTGCAAATCGAGATGACGTACCTGTATCATTAAAAGCTACACCGACATTAACCATTGGTGGCAAGCTCATTCCGAGTACTGTATGACTATGTGGCTCTATTGCAGcatgttaaaatatatatatcacgCTTTGCACACCCGTCCAGCAAAACTTTGCatgaataaatttacttttgcCATGACTGgctgttttaaattttaatgaaattaattatatacaaaGATGTAGTCACCAACCAGAAAATATATAGAGCAACTGAGTACATATCACTTTTACAGAGTTATGAATACATTCTGACAAGAGCAAACACCTAACCACCATTTAATTTACAGAGGCAAAATCTCGAACCAGTTTTTAGGCAACCATCACTTTTGGACAAATTCAAAACATTATAAATAACTTGGGTTGACATGTAAGATGCAAGAGGGACTCCTAGATGGCTAAACCTTGGTGATGATGAATAAAACCTAAGCGAAAAGTTCTTTCTTAATGTACTAGACTGGTAAACAAGTATTTATGAATGTTCCCCAAAAGATACAATGAAGACAACCTCGATTGACGTCAATGTAAATGAGGTCAACAATGTCTGCAATGTAGAAATATTAGCATTCTGAGAAGCAACTGATATGCTGAAGGAGGTGTCAAAGGAGACGTAATTAAGGATGCCCAATTCAATACACAAGGGAAGTCAGAGACTCAGAGTTATGGGATATGAAAAGGTGCTCTTAGTATTGCACTATTCCTTCTCAGGAATCTATGGTGATAGAATTCGTTGAAGGACAAACGATCCACTGCAATGAATTGAGAAGACTGTAAGGGATGACTGCAATAAACCAGgagtaaataaaagtataattatCTGGTGAATGTTAATATATGAAGCTCAAATATGGAGTAGATGATACCTGTATTTGCAGAAAGTAGCTTTAAGCACATATCAACACAATCTGGATGCAAAGCAGGGACGATAAGCTGAGAAAATGGAAGATGCTTACATGAATTGATGTTCCTCaccaactgaaaaaaaaaaaacttattagcTAAGATTCAAGCTAGCTCACTGTTAGGAATATTAATCTATGCAAAAATACGCTACCTGGACATTATTCCTACCAGAGAAAGGTGGGTAGCCATTAAGAAGCTCAAAAAGAATTGCCCCAACGCTCCACATATCAACCTACaaagaaagttttaaaactttcAGTAAATTCCGATGCATTTTAATAGCACAGAATCAATATCtaggaaacaaagaaattcaCCTTCTCATCATATCTTTGAAATTGGAGAACTTCAGGAGCCATGTATAATGGGGATCCACAAACTTTCTCAGCGTAATTGCCTGGATACAGGGTGCTGCTTAAAATATGAAGCAAACAGTCAATTTTAAGCTCCAGACTTTTCAAGAATGAAACTTCTGCATAATGTTTACATTTTAAAACTAcaatagaaacaaaagaacAGAAAAAGTCAACATTCAAACACACTTCCAGGACATTGTCAAAAATAAGAACTATCCTCGCACAATATATTTGTATCCTTCTACTAAAAGTTTACCATGAAAGACCAAAATCTGCTATCTTGAGCATCACATCGTCATCTAGGCCAGATAGTAAAATGTTCTGTTCCACCAAAAGCAACAGCAAAGTCAATTTAAAAACTTACAATCTCGAAAACATACaatgttttaaaatgaaaacatataaaattaaaataaagaaaattcatgtGTAGAAACACTGAAAATTTGGCAGTTTAGTGACAACTATACAATCACTGACGACGTTCAAAGTTCCTTTGAACTTCCCAAAATAGGAGCACAAAATAGTAGCTCATCAAACTTTAAGCTTGTGCAAGATTGTTCATTTTCTCGATTTCATCACTTTCTTGACAAACACACTAAAGAGCAAACCATATAAAGCAACCACAATCCTCTAGGGAACTCCATCCTCTATGATTAGCACCAACCAAGACTCTCATTTAGTTATTCATGGTATATTTCTCATGGAACAGAGAGAACCAGGTAGCAGCACAAAGAAAGAAGTAGAAGGTGCAGGGGATGACATACAACATGTTCACAGAAAAACTGCAAGAGCAAACAAGAACAGGGCCACACTGCGCAAACAACTAATGGTAAGCGGCATCTTCCATGTTCATAGAATCATTtagagaaacaaaattttccaaataaGTTAGAAATTCAAGACAATAAACCACAACACATAACTCTTCATACCTCTGGTTTCAAATCTCTATGGATAATGTGGTGAGAATTTAGAATTTCCAAACCTGCTCCTGCAACAAGGAATCAAGGATTCAGTCACATTCTTTTATATCTTACTTGATACAGGGAAGTGATTGGAGCAACAAAAATGCACAACTATTGACCAAAGGCTGGTAATGAGCTACCGAGCTGCTGAAGAAACTTTCTGGCAGTCTGCTCTGGAACCCTTCCATGCAGCCGAATGTAAGATGAAAGATTACCCCCAGCACAAAACTCAACCACAAGGAATATACAATTTTCAGCCTGACAGCAGAGGCAGCCAACTTCAATTTGTCATAGTACTATCGTTACATAAATGATTTATATATCATTTGCAACAGCCTATACGGCTTTCTTTATTAAGGGAATGGTGTAGCTCTAAGACAAATATGCCTAAGTACGAACAGATTTGGACAATCAAGAAATcacttattttaaattgtaatttgcatGCAACGGGCATGCCGCCAGACcatttaataacaaaaatgtgTATGAGGGACAGGAAAATAGAAATCCAAAAAGTATGCTTAATTCCAACACATCTTATCTTACATAAACTATTTGCATCCCCAATTCAAggtataaataataaaattgattagcTAAAATCAACCATTTGCATTTTCCAATTCAAGGTATAAAATAAGTTAGCTAAAAATAgtcagaaaagaaaataaaagaaccaCAAAAAATAGCATAGTTTGAACATTAAGACCATCCTTTTCTCTAATAAGCAATTTGCATCTCCATgtcatgataaaaaataatggtcaTTTATGGAATATCCAATTGATAAAATCAACTTAACCAACAGgctaatgaattaatgaatcTGCATTCCAAGATAAATCTACACTAAATTAACAACTATTATctccaaaataattaaagaaaaatctaaaaatacaTTTTCAGACCTCCAAGCTGATTTGAACAATCAGTTAACAAATGCAATTCAGCAAACACTTGACAAGTATCCAACAGCTTatccaaaaatgaaattaaaaaaattaagcagaCAGTTATGCTCTTACAACAAATCAAGCAAAATCATACGGGACGATCCTTTATCAAAGATAATTAAATGGATATCCCACAAACAGgctaaaaatcaaaaccaatgaactaaatataaataaattacattaccCAAATCAAAGAAACTCAAATTCAACAAACGCAAGAAAGGCAATTAAGAATCTGAAATTTCCATTTAAAGGGCTCACCTGGAAAGCGTCAAAAAGGCGAATTATGTTGGGGTGATTGACAGAGGAGAGGAAATTGAGCTCACAATCCAAGCAGCTCTTGAGGTGCTTGTTgagtttttcaacataaactTGCTTCACGGCCACCACATCACCTGATGACAAGTGCTCCGCTTTCCACACTGTTGAGAGTGAATTTGAACTCTCTCcaatttttgattttaatgCATAGTCTCCcactgttttgttttttgagaGTTTGTTTTGTTCCATTTCTGCTCTGGAAACTCATAAGAGTCCTGtcacaaaagataaaataatggAAACTCATCAGGGTAAGGCCGAGTTGCTACCGTGTTCTAATGCTTTCCCTTTGCGCGAGGTTATAAATAGTGCGTGACACGTGTCATGCGATgaaaatttacgaaaatattaattttaaataattagttagGGTAAATTTCACTACAACCCCGATTAATGTTCGTAATCACTAATGAGTCTCTATTAGATTGTATGTCATCAAGGCGCGCCAAAACCCTTTTCTTGTCCCGAATTCAAATTAGAGCATCAATTAggggtattttaaaaaatcattcatttttatttactttttgaaaaaatggtAGAAATGTACTCATCATATTGGTCAACTGTAGTCAATCACTAAAAATATCAGGTGCTATAACAGCACCGGtctttttcttatcattaACTAATTGATGCTAATAgtgataagaaaaatgatataacttttacactttaaaaatttctttcaatattATGCTATTTTGTgcacttatttattaaatttgagaatttaaattttattttgtacactcattaaaatattaaaaatattctaatttaaaccacttaaattaattcactcaaaacaaccaaaaaaaaaaactatcaaGCAAAGCcagaaaaagatttaaaaattaaaaatttagcatATACTTGCAACAAACAGATTCAATTGAAGttgtaaagaaattttttaaacataatttttagttatttatttttgtttactaTAGAATATGcttaataatgatttttgcactcccaaattttttaacatcaaGAAGAATGAATTTTGTTTGCCCCCAATAACAACTGAAAAGAAATGGCGATTTAacgggggggaaaaaaaaagaagctagATGATGCTGCTACTGGATGCAGCAGTTTATATGGGCTCAGTTTCAGCTTCCTCcctattttccattttttttttcaaatcaaaataaaaaatttgaccaTCTTCACAATagtttatttcaatttaatgtTTTGAAGAGAAATGGACACTTAAATctcaagatttaaaaaaatgatcataaagaccctcaattttttattgaaaaataccAAAACCCCCTTTTGACAATAATACCCtttaaatttagtaattaaaaaattaactttaaagttTTGTAactaatacaaatttaatataaataatatagtctatctagtagactaataatattaaattatttttaacatttaaaataatattaaaatattatattattttaataatatatttgtatttattataaagattttaaataattttctgggttaaattgattttacaATTAGCAAAATATATCCCTATTATAAATacgaaatttattatttacataatatttaaaataattttaattttaatttatttactatagtattatgtttctatttgttattaaaatttactttaattataataaaatatgtctaatagattgtgaaatataaaaatattttttaaatattaaaatgtatgtattattatatttatttcaataccATATTTctgtttattataaaattttcaagtcaatttttttggaatttataAAGTCAAATGGTATGATGGTAAAAAGAAGGGTCTTTGTATCTCTTACTAAAAACTTAGGGTCTTAATGGCCATCTTCCTAAATCTTAGGGGTGTagatgtcatttttcttattttgaaaatcaaaaggGTCTCATAAATCTTGtagtcaaaatattttaaaatattgatttgcTCATTGTCCAAGTAAGTTTTGTTCAAGATGctggaaataaaattttaatatttaaagcaAAAGAATTACAGATTGAATAATGAGTGCACTATATCATaagtattcaaaataattataatatacatgacttataataaattgttcTTAATAGTAATTCACATGATGAGTATTtctgtaataaattattttaataaaggatGGGGCTATTTAAACcataaaaatactttttgtacctttttttgtaaaatttaatataacaaaaagaaCCAtacagaaaattattatttaagacAAAGATAAGCCTTTTTAACACCcttcttcttctgcttcttcttcttccgtTTCTTTGTCTTCTCCACATCCATGTTATCttgtaaatttaaatagtCTGTTTATCATTCATTGCAATTGCAGCCTTATAAGAATAGCAATGTAAATGGAATTATGGAGACTGACGAAAATTACCTATAGTAATACAATTTACTTGATCATAGAGTTCAACCTTTCTCATTGTTctagtggaaaaaaaaaagaaatcaacaaatattctagtaaagaaattataaaaatcatattcataaactatccaaagacaaaaaaaaaaaaaaaaatcagatttcATGAATACTGTTAAAACAAAAAGGCCCACCAAATAAATCAAGATGATGTTGTCATTTTTTggaaatacatatatatatatataacctaTATGATTGTTTATACCGGAggtgatttctttttaatgattaCTGTTTATAGAAAGGAATcgtaggaaaaaaataaataaaaaggggAATCATAAGAATGGAAAAGAAGatactaaaacaaaaaagatgaaattagattttgatgaatatggacaaaattttggaggtatagaaataaaatattgaggTTTTTAATTagggttaattttgaattacagAAAGtttaaagatgaaaattcttatttCATACTTTTGTTAATGGAGTGTATAGAGTAAATGGGTGTAGAGAGTTATTACTTAATTCAAATAACCCCAccctttaataaaatataagtatttagagtaatttttaaagtgtATATTAAAGCAGTAGATTatcatgttttaaaaaatagaaatcgAAAGTAAAAGCATTGCACAGATCGATCGTAACATGCATTCAGCGGGAATATAAGATTTTACACTCcgatataatttaatattattccATGAGACTAAAGATTAATAACTTTGACTGGAAATTTATACAAATCACGCCCTCCTACCTATAAAAACCTCCTTAGCAGCACCTAATTTTGCCACGACATCTATTATTTGCATTCGCTCGGATGGAGATTCCATTGAGCACAGAACTCCAATTTTCACTATAGTAGCCAAGCACTCCTCGATTTTGGCTCCATAATTTCCAGGATTACTAGAGTTGCTCGCCCTTGGTTTCAAGTCCAACAACAAAGAAGGATCAACaatttccattaatttttctggTAGAGACATCTTGGCAAATTCATGGAGAGTCAAACCGTCATTAAACATGTTATCGGTTGGCCGTCTTCTTGTAAACATCTCTAGCAATAAGATTCCAAAGCTGTACACATCTCCTGTCATGGACACATCCCCGCCCATGCCATActcttgaaaaggaaaaagacaTTTCGGATTCTTTGTGTTAGATACTAACAATCAAAcattaacattatttaaaagtacAAAGTGTcaaatatgaatataaataCCTGGGGCTATATAACCGACAGTTCCTTTTATCCCAATTGAACTTGATGAAGTTTCAAGAATTGTACAAGGTGAGCGATCAGAAAGAAATCTTGCAAGCCCGAAGTCACCTACATGGGCGATCAAGTCATAATCAAGTAGAATATTGCTTGGCTTTATATCACCATGAACAATTGGCGGTTGGCAGTGATGGTGAAGATATTCAATTACAGAAGCCACATCAATGACTACGTTCAGTCTTTGAATGAGATTTAAGTTGCCTGCTTCAAGTTGATCATTGCTCTGGTGCAGCCAATCCTCCAAACTTCCACATGGCAAGTATTCGTAAACAAGAGCCTTGAACTCAATCCCTTTAAAATCAATGCTTGAGCAAAcagtgatgattttgatgagatTTCGATGGCGAATATTTCTTAATGCTTCACATTCAGCAACAAAACTCTTGGTTGCACCCTTTTGCTTAAGATTCATTACCTTCACTGCTACTGGCATTGCATTTTCACCAAGATTCCCCTTGTACACGGAGCCAAAGCTTCCCTGACCAATTAtgtttgatgatgaaaattcatttgttgCCTTACTTAGCTCCGCATAGGAAACCATCGGAAATCGTTGTTCCACCCGCAACGTGCTTGAGGATTTATGTGCAAGTTTCCTTCTTCGATTTTCAACAACAGTACGGCATGTTAATAAGATGAGAACTGACCCAATCACAGGAAGCAGAACCTTGAGAAGAGTGACTGTTGATTTTCTTGGTCTAGTAGAATGGCAAGGTGGCAAGTGCAGTTCATTTAAACCCCCACAAAGCTTCTCATTCCCAAGTagagaaatattaattttactacTGAAAACTCCTTTTGTTGGTACTTCACCCTCAAAGTGATTATAAGACAAGTTTAAGAGTTCCAAGAACAATAAATTCTCGAAATATTTTGGAATCTGACCTGACAAATTATTGCATGAGAGATCTATCGCTTTAATGCTTTTCAAAGAATTCAAAGCAAAAGGAATGCTACCGCTGAAAGAATTTTCATGCATATCAAGATATTCTAAGCTTGTACAAGAACTTAGAGTAGTAGGAATTTCACCGGAAAATTGATTTCTAGATACATACAAGGCACCTAGATTCTTCAAGTTTCCAACTTCTACGGGAATAGGACCACCAAGAAGGTTATCAGACAGATCTAGGAGAGTTGAAAGGGTCTTTATGCCGAGGATTTGTTTTGGCAAGGCACCAGTGATTCTATTTTGGGAAATAGATAattccatcaaattttgacaattCCCAAGGGATGAGGGTATACCGCCTTTCAAGTTGTTGATTCTTAGCCAAAGACCAGTCAATAATGTCAAGTTGCCAAGAGAGTCAGGGATGGTCCCAGTCATGTTGTTTGCAGACAAGCTCATAGCTTGTAGGTTTCTGAGTTCACCAATGGTATGAGGAATAATGCCATTTAGTTGGTTATAATGCAGATAAAGGGCATTCAATTTGAtaagatttttcatttcaaaaggTATGCTGCCAGATATTTGGTTGTGTTGCATGTCAATACTGGTCACAGTTGTTGAGAGGTTGACTATCGAATGTGGTAGCACTCCTCCAAATCTATTGGAACCAATTTCAAGCGCTTCCAATTTGCTGCAGTTTGTGAGAAGGGTTACAAAATCAAGATCACTGATTGTTCCACCACCTAAATTATTGTCTTTCAAATTGAGCCAATTTAGATTCAGGAGACTGCCAAAATCAATTCTCACATTCCCACTGAAAGAATTATCAAACAGTTCAAGCCCCTTAAGGTTTGAAACATTGGACAGTGAATGTGGGAGAGTACCTGTAAGATTGTTTTGTCCTACATTTAGATATGCCAGATTCGGAAGATTAAAACCTATGTCAACTGGAAGACTTCCTTCGAATCTATTAAACGCTAAAGAAATCGTCTGAAGGGAAGAGAtgttaaaaattgaaacaggAAACGTACCAAAGAAGTTATTTTCCTCTATGCTGAAGTAGTATAAATCTCTTAATTGACCTAGACAGTCAGGAAATCTCCCACTCAATCCATTCACTCCaatattaattacttgaaGAGCTGAGAGATTCCCAATGGAAGGTGGGAACTGGCCTGTTAACTGATTGTCTGCAAAGGATAATACCTCAAGCTTCAACCAGCTGTAACCAATATCTACTGGAACTTCTCCCACAAGGTGGTTTCGGCGGACACGGAAATTGATGAGGTTAGAGCAACGGGACAAATTGGTGGGTATTTTACcagaaaaagaattatttgTCAGCAATAGAGTTTCAAGCCTGAACAGACGACCAGCTTCATTGGGAATTTCACCATAGAAATCGTTGTTAGCCAGGTTGATGACTCTAAGGAAGCTGAGATTCCCAACATAAGGCGATAAGAAACCCCCTATGCTTTGGTTTCTCAAATCTAACTCAGTTACTCTTTGGTGTCGATGACCACAAGTCACGCCTGTCCATTGGCACAAGTTGATAGAATTGTTCCATGAACTTGTAACACCAAGTGGATCCTGAAGCTGTGACTTTATGGCAAGCAAAGCAAGACGATCTGTCTCGTTTGAAAGGGCGAAACAACTATCAGAATTAAGCAATGAAAACAAGCTAAAGCACCATACTAAAGTGGCAAGGCAGCTCATGGAATTGGAATTTAGCATGTTTGAGCGTGAAGCGGGGAACAAGATACGGCTGCTCAATGTTGTGCTCAGAATGTGTGGACGATTGTTTCAACTTCATGTGATGGGTTTTTAAATcacacaaaatacaaaattttcttcattgtttGGTGTGGACCACCTCAACATCATgtcaattcatttatttaaatttaacacgaGAACACGAGTTGACACTCCTATTCATATTGCCTGTCAATTTAGCAGTGGTAcagctaattaattaaggaaCAACAAATAATAAGGCTGCTAACAGTTAGGAGTATTAAGCCACGAATCATGCGACTGCTCGAATGGGCGGCCAAACACCGCAAACTCAGAACGACATCGTTTTGGTTTTGCCTATTCGGGCACCCATTCGGACAAACGAGAATTTTCCTTATGCTATAAGAAAGTGGCAAGCAGCTCATGGAAAAGGAATTTATCGTGTTCAAACTTTGAGGGTTTTTATTAGGCTGTGCTCAAAATGTGTACATGATGGatgcaacttcaaaaaaaaaaaaaaaaaaaaaaaaacttcaagtGAAGGGCTTTTAGAGCAGATTTTCTTCGTATCCTGAATTAAACCGAGTGTCAGTCAATAAAACGCAGCTGAGTAGTTGAATGCATGGTTGTTGGAGTCTTTGGACattaaaaactattaaaatagtttttggacattaaaaactattaaaatagTCTTTGGACattaaaaactattaaaatagTCTTTGGACattaaaaactattaaaatagttttaataatattatgtttattaatttgaaatatgtaatttttatgtttgttctaataatttatttttagttatttgaaggatttcaaataaatctttgggttaaatagattttataactaataaatatctcatgtattaataatattaaaattactattttacataatatttaaaagaatttaaat
This window contains:
- the LOC102623277 gene encoding putative receptor-like protein kinase At3g47110; protein product: MLNSNSMSCLATLVWCFSLFSLLNSDSCFALSNETDRLALLAIKSQLQDPLGVTSSWNNSINLCQWTGVTCGHRHQRVTELDLRNQSIGGFLSPYVGNLSFLRVINLANNDFYGEIPNEAGRLFRLETLLLTNNSFSGKIPTNLSRCSNLINFRVRRNHLVGEVPVDIGYSWLKLEVLSFADNQLTGQFPPSIGNLSALQVINIGVNGLSGRFPDCLGQLRDLYYFSIEENNFFGTFPVSIFNISSLQTISLAFNRFEGSLPVDIGFNLPNLAYLNVGQNNLTGTLPHSLSNVSNLKGLELFDNSFSGNVRIDFGSLLNLNWLNLKDNNLGGGTISDLDFVTLLTNCSKLEALEIGSNRFGGVLPHSIVNLSTTVTSIDMQHNQISGSIPFEMKNLIKLNALYLHYNQLNGIIPHTIGELRNLQAMSLSANNMTGTIPDSLGNLTLLTGLWLRINNLKGGIPSSLGNCQNLMELSISQNRITGALPKQILGIKTLSTLLDLSDNLLGGPIPVEVGNLKNLGALYVSRNQFSGEIPTTLSSCTSLEYLDMHENSFSGSIPFALNSLKSIKAIDLSCNNLSGQIPKYFENLLFLELLNLSYNHFEGEVPTKGVFSSKINISLLGNEKLCGGLNELHLPPCHSTRPRKSTVTLLKVLLPVIGSVLILLTCRTVVENRRRKLAHKSSSTLRVEQRFPMVSYAELSKATNEFSSSNIIGQGSFGSVYKGNLGENAMPVAVKVMNLKQKGATKSFVAECEALRNIRHRNLIKIITVCSSIDFKGIEFKALVYEYLPCGSLEDWLHQSNDQLEAGNLNLIQRLNVVIDVASVIEYLHHHCQPPIVHGDIKPSNILLDYDLIAHVGDFGLARFLSDRSPCTILETSSSSIGIKGTVGYIAPEYGMGGDVSMTGDVYSFGILLLEMFTRRRPTDNMFNDGLTLHEFAKMSLPEKLMEIVDPSLLLDLKPRASNSSNPGNYGAKIEECLATIVKIGVLCSMESPSERMQIIDVVAKLGAAKEVFIGRRA